In Kineococcus sp. NBC_00420, a single genomic region encodes these proteins:
- a CDS encoding bifunctional [glutamine synthetase] adenylyltransferase/[glutamine synthetase]-adenylyl-L-tyrosine phosphorylase, whose product MSTTPGGTRGRRSSATAQLVRAGFADPDRAARLLRDPALRGVVRDVDDVAADGEFTDSTGELVRSLARTADPDQALLGLVRWAESLTAGFDRSSASHEVEGIAAALNLLRGDHVPEVVGTRARLLAVLGGSMALGDHLVRHPRHWTVLAAATPPDAGELRAELLAAVGANADDPDPVATAGRSGRTPTDALRVAYRRRLLGLAGRDLASADPLTVLPVTSAELADLAAAALEAALAIARAELPDHDPGEEPGSWRACRLAVLGMGKTGGRELNYLSDVDVVYVAEPAPGAAEDDALAVGAKLAVALQRICSEPTGEGSLWEVDAALRPEGKSGSLVRTLDSHVEYYRRWAKTWEFQALLKARPVAGDLDLGWAYISAIAPMVWSASEREGFVADVQSMRRRVEALIPSKEADRQLKLGAGGLRDVEFSIQLLQMVHGRSDERLRRSANTLEALDSLAAYGYVGRHDAGELDRDYRLLRSLEHRIQVHRLRRTHVMPTGEADLRRLGRSLGLRPDPVKALDEVWRGTRRDVRRLHEKLFYRPLLTAVAKLPAADARIDAQLSPQAARERLAALGYRDPAVALRHLEALTSGVSRRASIQRTLLPVMLGWFADGADPDAGLLAFRQVSEALAGTQWYLTMLRDAGAAAERLAYVLSAARLPVELLLRSPEAVAVFAGEDRLAAEDVSEVIADAEAAARRREDVGAAVLAARGVRRREQFRTVVADLVGVRDLAGVGQALSDADQAVLEVALGLSVRAVERRRGEPLPTKVVVVGMGRLGAGETGYGSDADVLFVHDPLPGADETKAQQAATEVVGELRRALGAPGPEPALEVDADLRPEGRNGPLVRSLSSYRAYYERWSLSWEAQALLRARPVAGDADLGEAFLELIDPLRWPAGGLAEADVREVRRIKARVEAERLPRGADPSRHLKLGRGGISDVEWTAQLLQLQHAGEHEGLRTTSTPRALRAAVQAGLLAAGDADVLLTAWDLASRARNAVALWRGKSGDSLPTQARDLDGVARMFGFEPGSSREFEELYLRTTRRCRAVVERVFYGREES is encoded by the coding sequence GTGAGCACCACACCGGGCGGCACGCGCGGACGCCGCTCCTCCGCCACCGCGCAACTGGTCCGGGCCGGGTTCGCCGACCCGGACCGGGCCGCACGGCTGCTGCGCGACCCGGCGCTGCGGGGCGTCGTCCGCGACGTGGACGACGTGGCCGCCGACGGCGAGTTCACCGACTCCACCGGCGAGCTCGTCCGTTCGCTGGCCCGCACGGCCGACCCGGACCAGGCCCTGCTCGGCCTGGTCCGGTGGGCCGAGTCCCTCACCGCCGGGTTCGACCGCAGCTCCGCCTCCCACGAGGTCGAGGGGATCGCCGCCGCGCTGAACCTCCTGCGGGGCGACCACGTGCCCGAGGTCGTCGGGACCCGCGCCCGCCTCCTCGCCGTCCTCGGCGGCTCGATGGCGCTGGGCGACCACCTGGTGCGCCACCCCCGGCACTGGACGGTCCTCGCCGCCGCGACCCCGCCCGACGCCGGGGAACTGCGCGCCGAACTGCTCGCCGCCGTCGGTGCGAACGCCGACGACCCGGACCCGGTCGCCACGGCGGGCCGTTCCGGACGGACCCCCACGGACGCGCTGCGGGTCGCCTACCGCCGCCGTCTCCTCGGCCTCGCCGGACGCGACCTCGCCTCCGCCGACCCGCTCACCGTCCTGCCCGTCACCTCCGCCGAACTCGCCGACCTCGCGGCGGCGGCCCTCGAGGCGGCGCTCGCGATCGCCCGTGCGGAACTGCCCGACCACGACCCGGGCGAGGAACCCGGGTCCTGGCGCGCCTGCCGCCTGGCCGTCCTGGGGATGGGCAAGACCGGCGGGCGGGAACTGAACTACCTCTCCGACGTCGACGTCGTCTACGTGGCCGAGCCCGCTCCGGGGGCCGCCGAGGACGACGCGCTCGCCGTCGGCGCGAAACTCGCCGTCGCGCTGCAACGCATCTGCTCCGAACCCACCGGCGAGGGATCGCTGTGGGAGGTCGACGCGGCGTTGCGCCCGGAGGGGAAGTCCGGGTCGCTGGTCCGCACCCTGGACAGCCACGTCGAGTACTACCGCCGGTGGGCCAAGACGTGGGAGTTCCAGGCCCTGCTCAAGGCCCGGCCCGTCGCCGGGGACCTCGACCTGGGCTGGGCCTACATCTCCGCGATCGCGCCGATGGTCTGGAGCGCCAGCGAACGCGAGGGTTTCGTCGCCGACGTGCAGTCGATGCGGCGCCGCGTCGAGGCGCTCATCCCCTCCAAGGAGGCCGACCGGCAGCTGAAGCTCGGTGCCGGTGGTCTGCGCGACGTCGAGTTCAGCATCCAGCTGCTGCAGATGGTCCACGGTCGCAGCGACGAACGCCTGCGCCGCAGCGCGAACACCCTCGAGGCCCTCGACTCCCTCGCCGCCTACGGCTACGTCGGACGCCACGACGCCGGTGAGCTCGACCGCGACTACCGGCTGCTGCGGTCGCTGGAGCACCGCATCCAGGTGCACCGGTTGCGGCGCACCCACGTCATGCCCACGGGGGAGGCGGACCTCCGACGGCTGGGACGCTCCCTGGGCCTGCGCCCCGACCCGGTGAAGGCGCTCGACGAGGTGTGGCGCGGAACCCGGCGCGACGTCCGCCGCCTGCACGAGAAGCTGTTCTACCGGCCGTTGCTGACGGCCGTCGCGAAACTGCCCGCCGCCGACGCCCGCATCGACGCGCAGCTCAGCCCGCAGGCCGCCCGCGAACGCCTCGCCGCCCTCGGCTACCGCGACCCGGCCGTGGCGCTGCGCCACCTCGAGGCGCTGACCTCCGGGGTGAGCCGGCGCGCGAGCATCCAGCGCACCCTGCTGCCCGTCATGCTCGGCTGGTTCGCCGACGGCGCGGACCCCGACGCCGGGTTGCTCGCCTTCCGGCAGGTGTCCGAGGCGCTCGCCGGGACCCAGTGGTACCTGACCATGCTGCGCGACGCGGGCGCCGCCGCGGAACGTCTGGCGTACGTGCTCTCCGCGGCCCGCTTGCCGGTGGAACTGCTGCTGCGTTCCCCGGAGGCGGTCGCGGTGTTCGCGGGGGAGGACCGGCTCGCGGCCGAGGACGTCTCCGAGGTCATCGCCGACGCGGAGGCCGCCGCCCGTCGCCGCGAGGACGTCGGCGCCGCCGTCCTCGCCGCCCGCGGGGTCCGCCGCCGGGAGCAGTTCCGCACCGTCGTGGCCGACCTCGTCGGGGTCCGCGACCTCGCGGGCGTCGGGCAGGCGCTGAGCGACGCCGACCAGGCCGTCCTCGAGGTGGCGCTCGGGTTGAGCGTGCGGGCGGTGGAACGCCGGCGCGGTGAGCCGCTGCCGACGAAGGTCGTCGTCGTCGGGATGGGCCGTCTCGGCGCGGGGGAGACCGGCTACGGCAGCGACGCGGACGTGCTGTTCGTGCACGACCCCCTGCCCGGTGCGGACGAGACGAAGGCCCAGCAGGCCGCCACCGAGGTCGTGGGGGAACTGCGCCGGGCGCTCGGGGCGCCTGGCCCGGAACCCGCCCTCGAGGTCGACGCCGACCTGCGCCCGGAAGGCCGCAACGGCCCCCTCGTGCGGTCGTTGTCGAGCTACCGCGCCTACTACGAACGCTGGTCCCTGTCCTGGGAGGCGCAAGCGTTGCTGCGTGCGCGTCCCGTCGCCGGCGACGCCGACCTCGGCGAGGCGTTCCTCGAGCTCATCGACCCGCTGCGCTGGCCCGCAGGGGGTCTGGCCGAGGCCGACGTGCGTGAGGTCCGGCGGATCAAGGCCCGCGTCGAGGCGGAACGCCTGCCCCGCGGGGCGGACCCGTCGCGGCACCTGAAACTGGGCCGCGGGGGGATCTCCGACGTCGAGTGGACCGCGCAACTGCTGCAGCTGCAGCACGCCGGGGAGCACGAGGGGCTGCGGACGACGTCGACGCCCCGGGCGTTGCGGGCCGCCGTCCAGGCCGGTCTCCTCGCCGCCGGGGACGCCGACGTGCTGCTCACCGCCTGGGACCTCGCGTCCCGCGCGCGCAACGCCGTCGCCCTGTGGCGGGGGAAGTCCGGGGACTCCCTGCCCACCCAGGCCCGCGACCTCGACGGCGTCGCCCGCATGTTCGGGTTCGAGCCCGGCAGTTCACGGGAGTTCGAAGAGCTGTACCTGCGGACGACCCGTCGCTGCCGCGCCGTCGTCGAACGCGTCTTCTACGGCCGCGAGGAGTCCTGA
- a CDS encoding right-handed parallel beta-helix repeat-containing protein has translation MRRSTGQGSRTRSLRTAGFVLALGALSLSAAPAHAAARLPCGAGLTVDTTLTEDLVCPDAGNGLVVRGDGVVLDLAGHRIVGGGSSGVLVQGRDVVVRGGTVTAFGEGISVWGGASATVERVTLLRNITGIDSDGEAVLRDSEVRANSRGVLAEGDGVVSVEGSDLARNPTAVSAYDGGDVRITDSTVRSNQRALDCDAGTLHVRRSVVLDSGTAVRVNGCAGSSVAGSLFVHNDVQVVDPALATRQIAFSCTRFLDGRSAPAAVPCP, from the coding sequence GTGCGACGAAGCACCGGCCAAGGTTCTCGGACCCGGAGCCTGCGGACCGCGGGTTTCGTCCTCGCCCTCGGGGCGCTGTCCCTCTCGGCGGCTCCGGCCCACGCAGCCGCTCGCCTGCCCTGCGGTGCCGGACTCACCGTCGACACGACGCTGACCGAGGACCTGGTCTGTCCCGACGCAGGGAACGGACTCGTCGTCAGGGGGGACGGCGTCGTCCTCGACCTGGCGGGGCACCGCATCGTCGGCGGCGGCTCGTCCGGGGTGCTCGTCCAGGGACGTGACGTCGTCGTGCGGGGCGGGACCGTCACCGCCTTCGGCGAGGGGATCTCCGTCTGGGGCGGCGCCTCGGCGACCGTCGAGCGGGTCACGTTGCTGCGCAACATCACCGGGATCGACAGCGACGGCGAGGCGGTGCTGCGCGATTCGGAGGTGCGCGCCAACTCCCGGGGCGTCCTCGCCGAAGGTGACGGCGTCGTCTCGGTCGAGGGGTCCGACCTGGCCCGCAACCCGACCGCGGTCTCCGCCTACGACGGTGGCGACGTGCGCATCACGGACTCCACGGTCCGCAGCAACCAGCGGGCGCTGGACTGCGACGCCGGGACGCTCCACGTACGACGCTCGGTCGTCCTCGACAGCGGGACCGCGGTGCGCGTGAACGGGTGCGCCGGCTCGTCGGTCGCAGGCAGCCTCTTCGTCCACAACGACGTGCAGGTCGTGGATCCCGCTCTGGCGACCCGCCAGATCGCCTTCTCCTGCACGCGCTTCCTCGACGGGCGCTCGGCTCCCGCCGCCGTGCCCTGCCCCTGA
- a CDS encoding discoidin domain-containing protein — protein MAVAQNTQGRGSSDVPTTTICPACRAGMREADTFCWTCGSPRDGAVGVVAPDRLEVVHRPDPTRRAARSHGRGPSRRQSRQIIAVFSVALVAAVGIAAWWLLKPDEDTTRTVQAATTRSAAPSTPAATPSADPVPVSAPPATAEATPTVQYPTGVLAPSKVTAPSTSPDSADSAGRTTTYRAANVLDGDPSTAWRTEGNASGSTLQFAFDSPVRITEVGLVNGFAKVDPHDGTDRYTQGRRILAVTWTFTTPTGPVTVQQQLRDGDRALQRVPVPAVEASSVALTVDSVTRPGAGGRFDRTAISDVQFVNA, from the coding sequence GTGGCAGTTGCCCAGAACACCCAAGGACGGGGATCCTCCGACGTGCCGACGACGACGATCTGCCCGGCCTGCCGCGCAGGCATGCGTGAGGCCGACACCTTCTGCTGGACGTGCGGATCCCCGCGCGACGGGGCCGTCGGGGTGGTCGCGCCGGACCGGCTCGAGGTCGTCCACCGACCGGACCCGACGCGCCGGGCGGCCCGGTCCCACGGTCGGGGTCCTTCCCGACGCCAGTCCCGGCAGATCATCGCGGTGTTCTCCGTCGCCCTCGTCGCGGCCGTGGGGATCGCCGCGTGGTGGCTGCTGAAACCCGACGAGGACACCACGAGGACGGTGCAGGCGGCTACGACGCGTTCCGCGGCCCCCTCCACCCCCGCGGCCACCCCCTCCGCCGACCCGGTGCCGGTGAGCGCTCCCCCCGCGACGGCCGAGGCCACCCCCACCGTCCAGTACCCCACCGGGGTGCTCGCGCCGTCGAAGGTCACCGCGCCCAGCACGTCACCGGACTCCGCGGACTCCGCCGGACGCACGACCACCTACCGGGCCGCGAACGTCCTGGACGGCGACCCGAGCACGGCGTGGCGCACCGAGGGCAACGCCTCGGGTTCGACGCTGCAGTTCGCCTTCGACTCCCCCGTGCGCATCACCGAGGTCGGGCTGGTGAACGGCTTCGCGAAGGTCGACCCCCACGACGGTACCGACCGCTACACGCAGGGTCGGCGCATCCTCGCGGTGACCTGGACGTTCACCACCCCGACCGGACCCGTGACGGTGCAGCAACAGTTGCGCGACGGCGACCGTGCCCTGCAACGCGTGCCCGTCCCCGCGGTGGAGGCGAGTTCCGTGGCCCTCACCGTCGACTCCGTGACCCGACCGGGCGCGGGTGGGCGCTTCGACCGCACGGCCATCAGCGACGTGCAGTTCGTCAACGCCTGA
- a CDS encoding SDR family NAD(P)-dependent oxidoreductase encodes MDLQLDGARVLVTGGTKGIGAAIVAEFLAEGADVAMCARTADDVEAAVAAAGGPGTLRGAVVDVAHRDEVFAWVDDVVAELGGIDAVVANVSAIAAANDQESWRLSLDVDLMGTVALVDASLPHLRRGGGGSIVTIGSVSGREVDAFAGPYGTVKAALVAYTQGLAHQFAAEGVRANTVSPGNTYFEGGVWQLTERNDPQFFAEALALNPTGRMATPEEIARPVVFLSSPAASFVTGTNLVVDGALTRGVQL; translated from the coding sequence GTGGACCTGCAGCTGGACGGTGCCCGCGTCCTGGTGACCGGCGGGACGAAGGGGATCGGCGCGGCCATCGTCGCGGAGTTCCTGGCCGAGGGGGCCGACGTCGCGATGTGCGCGCGGACGGCCGACGACGTCGAGGCGGCCGTCGCGGCCGCGGGCGGACCGGGGACCCTGCGCGGTGCCGTCGTGGACGTCGCCCACCGGGACGAGGTGTTCGCCTGGGTGGACGACGTCGTCGCCGAACTCGGCGGGATCGACGCCGTCGTCGCGAACGTCAGCGCCATCGCCGCGGCCAACGACCAGGAGTCCTGGCGGTTGTCGCTCGACGTCGACCTCATGGGCACCGTCGCCCTGGTGGACGCCTCCCTGCCGCACCTGCGCCGCGGGGGCGGAGGGTCCATCGTGACGATCGGCAGCGTCTCCGGCCGCGAGGTCGACGCCTTCGCCGGCCCCTACGGGACGGTCAAGGCCGCCCTCGTCGCCTACACCCAGGGTCTCGCCCACCAGTTCGCCGCGGAGGGGGTGCGGGCGAACACCGTCTCACCGGGCAACACCTACTTCGAGGGTGGGGTGTGGCAGCTGACCGAACGCAACGACCCGCAGTTCTTCGCCGAGGCCCTGGCCCTGAACCCCACCGGCCGGATGGCGACCCCCGAGGAGATCGCCCGGCCGGTGGTGTTCCTGTCCAGCCCCGCGGCCAGCTTCGTCACCGGGACCAACCTCGTGGTGGACGGTGCCCTCACCCGCGGCGTGCAGTTGTAG
- the fgd gene encoding glucose-6-phosphate dehydrogenase (coenzyme-F420), which produces MSQTVDTHGQPLKLGYKASAEQFAPGELADFAVQAEEQGLDSVWISDHFQPWRHVDGHAPAALVWLPWVAAKTSRVQLGTSVLTPTLRYNPAVIAQAFATLGCLAPGRAILGIGTGEALNETAVGADFPEIKERFARMREAVRLIKKLWSEERVTFEGDYYTLRDATVYDRPEQPVPIYIAGGGPGVTKYAGRAGDGYICTSGKGMDLYSETLLPALKEGLEASGRTEEQIDRTIEIKLSFDEDPARALENTRFWAPLSLTQEQKASVHDPIEMARLADELPIEQVAKRWIVSSDPAEVAAAVQGYVDAGFTHLVFHAPGQDQSRFLTQFSADVVPLLRP; this is translated from the coding sequence GTGAGCCAGACGGTGGACACGCACGGTCAACCCTTGAAGCTGGGGTACAAGGCGTCCGCGGAGCAGTTCGCGCCCGGCGAGCTCGCCGACTTCGCCGTCCAGGCCGAGGAGCAGGGGCTGGACTCGGTGTGGATCTCCGACCACTTCCAGCCGTGGCGCCACGTCGACGGCCACGCCCCCGCCGCCCTCGTCTGGCTGCCGTGGGTCGCGGCGAAGACGTCGCGCGTCCAGCTCGGCACCAGCGTCCTGACCCCGACGCTGCGCTACAACCCGGCCGTCATCGCCCAGGCCTTCGCGACGCTGGGCTGCCTCGCCCCGGGCCGCGCGATCCTCGGCATCGGCACGGGTGAGGCCCTCAACGAGACCGCCGTGGGCGCGGACTTCCCCGAGATCAAGGAACGCTTCGCCCGGATGCGCGAGGCCGTCCGTCTCATCAAGAAGCTCTGGAGCGAGGAACGCGTCACCTTCGAGGGCGACTACTACACCTTGCGCGACGCGACGGTCTACGACCGTCCCGAGCAGCCCGTCCCGATCTACATCGCCGGCGGCGGCCCCGGCGTCACGAAGTACGCCGGCCGCGCGGGTGACGGCTACATCTGCACCTCCGGCAAGGGCATGGACCTCTACTCCGAGACCCTCCTGCCCGCGCTGAAGGAGGGTCTGGAGGCCTCGGGTCGCACCGAGGAGCAGATCGACCGGACCATCGAGATCAAGCTGTCCTTCGACGAGGACCCCGCCCGGGCGCTGGAGAACACCCGGTTCTGGGCTCCGTTGTCCTTGACGCAGGAGCAGAAGGCCTCCGTCCACGACCCGATCGAGATGGCCCGCCTCGCCGACGAACTGCCCATCGAGCAGGTCGCCAAGCGCTGGATCGTCTCCTCCGATCCCGCCGAGGTCGCCGCCGCCGTGCAGGGCTACGTCGACGCCGGGTTCACCCACCTCGTCTTCCACGCCCCCGGCCAGGACCAGTCGCGGTTCCTGACCCAGTTCAGTGCCGACGTCGTGCCCCTCCTGCGTCCCTGA
- a CDS encoding acetamidase/formamidase family protein, producing the protein MHPDVEIVEFTPTPEQYAWTFGGVAPVMTVRPGTALRLWSDDAFCGRLRSVADLPGASLQMPFVNPQTGPFFVEGAEPGDTLVLHLAELTPARTWGASALIPFFGGLTGTDRTATLQPALPERTWIYQLDSAAGTVAFEASAGDFRVALPLEPMLGTIGVAPAAGEVRSSLVPDSFGGNMDTPEAKAGTTVYLRVNVPGALFSLGDGHYRQGEGESCGTAVEGAMNSLVLVDLVKGSAGFPAPAWPRMESDTHWTVVGSSRPLEDAWRIGQVEAVGWLEELYGLETLDAYQLLSQISEVPLANAVDVNYSVPTKLPKRLLPTPKPAYDGAHDRLRALARG; encoded by the coding sequence GTGCACCCCGACGTCGAGATCGTGGAGTTCACCCCGACCCCCGAGCAGTACGCCTGGACGTTCGGCGGGGTCGCGCCGGTGATGACCGTGCGTCCCGGGACGGCCCTGCGGTTGTGGAGCGACGACGCCTTCTGCGGGAGGCTGCGTTCCGTCGCGGACCTGCCCGGCGCCTCGCTGCAGATGCCGTTCGTCAACCCGCAGACCGGGCCGTTCTTCGTCGAGGGCGCCGAACCGGGAGACACCCTGGTCCTGCACCTGGCCGAACTGACGCCGGCCCGGACCTGGGGCGCCTCGGCGCTCATCCCGTTCTTCGGGGGTCTCACCGGCACCGACCGCACGGCCACCCTGCAGCCCGCGCTGCCCGAGCGGACCTGGATCTACCAGCTCGACTCCGCGGCCGGCACCGTCGCGTTCGAGGCCTCCGCGGGGGACTTCCGCGTCGCGCTGCCGCTCGAACCCATGCTCGGCACCATCGGGGTGGCCCCGGCGGCCGGGGAGGTCCGTTCGTCGCTGGTCCCGGACTCCTTCGGCGGCAACATGGACACCCCCGAGGCCAAGGCCGGCACGACGGTCTACCTGCGGGTCAACGTCCCCGGGGCGCTGTTCTCCCTGGGCGACGGGCACTACCGCCAGGGCGAGGGCGAGTCCTGCGGAACGGCCGTGGAGGGCGCGATGAACTCGCTCGTCCTGGTCGACCTCGTCAAGGGTTCCGCCGGTTTTCCCGCCCCGGCCTGGCCGCGGATGGAGTCCGACACCCACTGGACGGTCGTGGGTTCCTCCCGCCCGCTCGAGGACGCCTGGCGCATCGGCCAGGTCGAGGCGGTCGGCTGGCTCGAGGAGCTCTACGGACTGGAGACCCTCGACGCCTACCAGTTGCTCTCCCAGATCAGCGAGGTCCCGCTGGCCAACGCCGTCGACGTGAACTACAGCGTGCCGACGAAGCTCCCGAAACGCCTGCTGCCCACGCCGAAGCCCGCCTACGACGGCGCCCACGACCGGTTGCGCGCCCTCGCGCGCGGCTGA